One Verrucomicrobiia bacterium genomic window carries:
- a CDS encoding alpha/beta hydrolase family protein — protein sequence MRKPRFRALLLAALTGLVAQPLMSQTNLTDAARWLAKAELPPPFSAPQSEGDWNLKRKQIRAQLWELLGKLPPRPKVPQVQLVSREERPEYIVEKFQFDNLAGAIVPGYLIIPKRLAGGPCPGWMII from the coding sequence ATGAGAAAACCCCGATTCCGGGCTCTGCTGTTGGCGGCCCTGACCGGTTTGGTGGCCCAGCCCCTGATGTCGCAAACCAATCTAACTGATGCGGCGCGCTGGCTGGCAAAAGCGGAGCTGCCACCCCCTTTCTCGGCTCCTCAATCCGAAGGCGATTGGAATCTCAAACGCAAGCAGATTCGGGCGCAACTCTGGGAGCTTCTGGGCAAACTTCCTCCACGCCCGAAAGTACCGCAGGTCCAACTGGTTTCTCGCGAAGAGAGGCCCGAATATATTGTCGAGAAATTCCAGTTCGATAATCTCGCCGGGGCGATTGTTCCAGGATATTTGATCATTCCCAAAAGGCTTGCCGGCGGACCTTGTCCTGGATGGATGATTATTTGA